From a single Intestinibaculum porci genomic region:
- a CDS encoding DUF2614 family zinc ribbon-containing protein, with the protein MKNNVTRRSLTKRIRILEVVANLELLIVAIFVYIFDLGMFGIICDLIIYVGLSAYTYTLIKRCRCDKCGSTDVFEKRMGFTMGIADRCHHCNKKLANDKPLSSIHFNK; encoded by the coding sequence ATGAAAAATAATGTGACAAGAAGAAGCCTCACCAAACGTATTCGTATTTTAGAAGTAGTGGCGAACTTAGAATTGCTGATTGTAGCGATCTTTGTCTACATCTTTGATTTAGGTATGTTTGGTATTATCTGTGACTTAATTATTTATGTAGGGTTAAGTGCTTATACTTATACTTTAATCAAACGCTGTCGCTGTGATAAGTGCGGTTCGACAGATGTTTTTGAAAAACGCATGGGCTTTACGATGGGGATCGCTGATCGCTGTCATCACTGTAATAAGAAATTAGCGAACGATAAGCCTTTATCATCAATTCATTTTAACAAGTAG
- a CDS encoding RidA family protein, whose protein sequence is MNKVVKTENAPGAIGPYSQGIDTGDLIFFSGQIALDPKTGKMAEGIEAQTHQVLKNIKGLLESQGLTFANVVKTTCFLENIDNFKLVNEIYAQYFVEPFPARSAVGIDRLPAGALLEIEVIAKK, encoded by the coding sequence TTGAATAAAGTTGTGAAAACAGAAAATGCACCAGGTGCTATTGGTCCTTATTCACAGGGTATTGATACCGGAGATTTGATCTTTTTCTCAGGACAGATTGCCTTAGATCCAAAAACCGGTAAAATGGCTGAAGGGATTGAAGCCCAGACGCATCAGGTCTTAAAAAATATCAAAGGTTTATTAGAAAGTCAGGGTTTAACATTCGCAAATGTCGTGAAAACAACCTGCTTCTTAGAAAACATTGATAACTTTAAATTAGTGAATGAGATTTATGCACAGTATTTCGTTGAACCATTCCCTGCCCGTTCCGCTGTGGGCATCGATCGTTTACCAGCTGGTGCGCTCTTAGAAATTGAAGTGATTGCAAAGAAATAA
- the trpS gene encoding tryptophan--tRNA ligase has product MKRMLSGIKPTGRVTLGNYIGAIKPFVSYQDEYEMIIFIANLHSMTIYQEPKDLRKNTKDLIALYLAAGLDPQKVTLFLQSDVLEHAQLGWYLGCMVSMGELSRMTQYKMQLEKAQARHDVSIGAGIFNYPSLMNADILMYDPDYVPVGDDQKQHVELARNVAERFNSRYSETFKLPEPLTPKVGGRIMSLQDPTSKMSKSDPTGKGCIYILDPINISKKKIMSAVTDSDSHIRYDKENKPGVSNLMEIYSILDHKSYDEIEAMYEGKGYGEFKKDLAEIVGNELQAIQDRYNEIINSGEITEILNEGAEKARRMAHKKLAKVERKMGITIK; this is encoded by the coding sequence ATGAAAAGAATGTTAAGCGGAATCAAACCAACCGGACGGGTAACTTTAGGAAACTACATCGGGGCAATTAAGCCTTTTGTTAGTTATCAGGATGAATATGAAATGATCATCTTCATCGCGAACTTACATTCGATGACAATTTATCAGGAACCTAAAGATTTAAGAAAAAATACCAAAGATTTAATTGCTTTGTATTTAGCAGCTGGTCTTGATCCTCAGAAGGTAACCTTATTCCTACAGAGTGATGTCTTAGAACATGCCCAGCTCGGTTGGTATTTAGGCTGCATGGTCTCTATGGGTGAATTATCACGTATGACCCAGTACAAGATGCAGTTAGAAAAAGCCCAGGCACGTCATGATGTTTCAATTGGTGCCGGAATCTTCAACTACCCTTCTTTAATGAATGCGGATATCTTGATGTATGATCCTGATTATGTTCCTGTTGGTGATGATCAGAAACAGCATGTAGAATTAGCACGTAACGTCGCGGAACGTTTTAACTCACGTTATTCTGAAACATTCAAACTGCCAGAACCATTAACCCCAAAAGTTGGCGGTCGTATTATGTCTTTGCAGGATCCAACCAGCAAGATGTCTAAATCTGATCCAACTGGTAAGGGCTGTATTTATATCTTAGATCCAATTAATATCTCTAAGAAGAAGATTATGTCAGCGGTCACGGATAGTGATTCCCATATCCGTTATGATAAAGAAAATAAGCCAGGTGTCTCTAACCTGATGGAAATCTATTCTATTTTAGATCATAAGTCTTATGATGAAATTGAAGCGATGTATGAAGGAAAAGGCTATGGTGAATTCAAAAAGGATTTAGCAGAAATCGTTGGTAATGAATTACAGGCCATTCAGGATCGTTATAATGAGATCATTAATAGCGGTGAAATTACCGAGATCCTCAATGAAGGCGCCGAAAAAGCCCGTCGTATGGCTCATAAGAAACTCGCAAAAGTGGAAAGAAAAATGGGTATTACCATTAAGTAA
- the spx gene encoding transcriptional regulator Spx, whose protein sequence is MIRIYTAPSCASCRKVKAWLKEHDIPYVEKNIFSTLLREDELRELLERSENGTDDIISKRSKIMKEGNVDIDDMSVNELIKFIQENPSILKRPIIIDERRFQVGYNAEEIRAFIPRELRKLAECDHADYCPPFYNAKSLKEEYDRDHKNK, encoded by the coding sequence ATGATAAGAATATATACAGCTCCTAGCTGCGCTTCCTGCCGTAAGGTGAAAGCTTGGCTAAAAGAACACGACATTCCCTATGTAGAGAAAAATATATTTTCCACATTACTGCGCGAAGATGAACTGCGAGAACTTTTAGAACGCAGTGAAAACGGCACTGATGATATTATTTCTAAACGTTCTAAGATTATGAAAGAGGGAAACGTTGATATCGATGATATGTCCGTTAATGAACTGATCAAGTTCATTCAGGAAAATCCTTCTATTTTGAAACGTCCGATCATTATCGATGAACGCCGTTTCCAGGTCGGCTATAACGCTGAGGAAATCAGAGCCTTTATTCCTCGTGAATTACGTAAGTTAGCTGAATGTGATCATGCGGATTACTGCCCGCCATTTTATAATGCGAAATCTCTCAAAGAGGAATATGATCGGGATCATAAAAATAAGTAA
- a CDS encoding InlB B-repeat-containing protein, whose protein sequence is MNTFKNCLWKLVVIAVVLMMVISGISNARSVYAVNENTQQTIVNQNETAPQTSEDTTQENAKEGATGTSVPASENEKAEEKTDADQSTGLDPPAVTENKTDSVEMPEASFTASTDKLTISVTALANTFPKGTKMDAKEISASDAKSIAKEKLNNIDEAVGADITFSYEGKEIEPANDKNVTVKMTLKNEMDGKNFQVLHKKDSGDIEKMTAEVSGKKAVFKAKSFSIYVITSENVDTYKFYDGNKQLMDTYTQKITSGEKLDQPNAPEKEGYKFIGWSTSENATVADFKFGNLPDATGTTHNIYAVFEEVHYVFFMAGVDEDNVKKVASTKEGIKGDTISADDISKVKLGLASNQSIEGWYYDKEFNEKVNSITIGNENIRVYPNIQSGHHITFDSDGGTYFEPRFVNAGTSVEEKDMPTPNKKGYKFLYWSTTKSGDEYKYGNTLDKDIKLYAVYEAAETNYTVVFWQQSLNDKFNTLDKDKTYEVESTVSLKAKTGEKIRLQNVTTVSNYRNRYERGFTYNATKSEVEKTITADGKTVFNVYYDRKVVTFKFNYPSDSIEYSDRSVIKLHKGLYGQELDFTWPTYYTVYEYDRWSGKYTIQRHNCNWKHKDTNFVTTLITTYISPGNDREVDIFNTDRTGNAVIRFYKENLKGEDILADVSHATGGTTYNINDKYNGFTPVRYTADDGHRYSTSGDLKEKDENGYYAAVWYNSSLDIYFKRNSYNLSFYNYNKLDKSKSIKYEASLKDKNYNPDRPDGLDEEYQFKGWYKDKAYTTEFDFNTTMPAHGITLYAKWEAPNVNVKVHGLDDGKTQAFNELSFRSKIDINNLPTVKDSDGKVIVDGNDSYTYTVPNGSHWVGWATKDDNGNYTLFNFDTELKKNLNLYPYVIDSNKYIVSYDANGGKGTVQDDKQYALNSFADVKFAKEITAPEGKMFLNWQVYDVNDDGTSTATDTYLYPGDKLKMTGNKLLKANYVPVPQKVSLVYYANNGKDFSPLKHSENGNTEFVNNDEITLYEGSKFVAPTNSEGVKAVFDSWNTKADGSGKSFKAGQKVGINKLGTDENRENKLYAQWKYVADLTISNSVTGNQGDKTKYFAFNVVINNVKANTEYLLDTTNATDPRNPSKVTANANGEINRTIYLKDKESITFKEVNITNKDATYTVSETDNTNYKTTYRIDDESAVSGVNTSTKGFQKSHKVAFTNTLSGSVPTGIQSNTIITFPLLIAGIGFVLRMLKIRNDGE, encoded by the coding sequence ATGAACACATTCAAGAACTGCTTGTGGAAGCTTGTGGTAATCGCAGTTGTGCTCATGATGGTTATCTCTGGTATATCAAATGCTAGAAGCGTATATGCTGTGAATGAAAATACACAGCAAACCATTGTTAATCAGAATGAAACAGCTCCGCAAACAAGTGAAGACACAACACAAGAAAATGCAAAAGAAGGGGCGACAGGCACATCGGTTCCAGCATCTGAGAATGAAAAAGCTGAAGAAAAAACAGATGCAGATCAATCGACGGGCCTAGATCCACCAGCTGTTACAGAAAATAAGACAGATTCGGTCGAGATGCCGGAAGCATCTTTTACGGCATCAACTGACAAATTAACTATTTCTGTCACAGCACTTGCCAACACATTCCCTAAGGGGACAAAGATGGATGCAAAAGAAATCAGTGCCTCTGATGCAAAATCAATTGCAAAAGAAAAACTGAATAATATCGATGAAGCAGTCGGTGCTGATATTACATTCTCTTATGAAGGAAAAGAAATTGAACCGGCTAACGATAAAAATGTCACTGTAAAGATGACATTAAAGAATGAAATGGATGGAAAAAACTTCCAGGTACTGCACAAAAAGGACTCAGGTGACATTGAAAAGATGACAGCTGAAGTATCTGGGAAGAAAGCTGTCTTTAAGGCAAAGAGCTTTTCTATTTATGTTATCACATCAGAAAACGTTGATACTTACAAATTCTATGATGGAAATAAACAATTGATGGATACTTATACCCAGAAGATTACTTCTGGTGAAAAACTGGATCAACCAAATGCTCCTGAAAAGGAAGGCTATAAGTTCATTGGCTGGTCTACAAGTGAAAATGCAACTGTAGCTGATTTTAAGTTTGGAAACCTTCCTGATGCTACAGGAACTACCCATAACATCTATGCGGTTTTTGAAGAAGTTCACTATGTCTTCTTTATGGCTGGAGTGGATGAAGACAATGTGAAAAAAGTAGCCTCTACAAAAGAGGGCATCAAAGGTGATACGATTAGTGCTGATGATATAAGTAAGGTAAAACTTGGCCTTGCTTCAAATCAGTCGATCGAAGGCTGGTATTATGATAAGGAATTCAATGAAAAAGTTAATTCAATCACGATTGGTAATGAAAATATTCGCGTCTATCCAAATATTCAGAGCGGTCACCATATTACTTTTGATAGCGATGGTGGAACTTACTTCGAACCCCGTTTTGTGAATGCTGGTACGTCTGTAGAAGAGAAAGACATGCCTACACCTAACAAGAAAGGTTATAAGTTCTTGTATTGGTCAACAACAAAAAGCGGTGATGAGTATAAATATGGTAATACCTTAGACAAAGACATCAAGTTGTATGCTGTGTATGAAGCAGCTGAAACAAATTATACTGTTGTGTTCTGGCAGCAGAGTCTTAATGATAAATTTAATACATTAGATAAAGACAAAACATATGAAGTTGAATCAACTGTTTCGTTAAAAGCAAAAACAGGTGAAAAGATTCGTTTGCAAAACGTAACAACTGTATCAAATTATAGAAATCGCTATGAAAGAGGTTTTACTTATAATGCGACTAAGTCTGAAGTTGAAAAAACTATTACCGCTGATGGAAAGACTGTCTTTAATGTCTACTATGATCGAAAAGTTGTGACCTTTAAATTTAATTATCCGTCTGATTCTATCGAATATAGTGATAGAAGTGTAATCAAATTACACAAAGGTTTATATGGACAGGAATTAGATTTTACATGGCCAACGTATTACACAGTTTACGAATACGATCGGTGGTCTGGTAAATATACTATACAAAGGCATAATTGTAATTGGAAACATAAAGATACAAATTTTGTTACCACGCTTATTACAACATATATTTCTCCAGGTAATGACAGAGAGGTTGATATCTTTAATACTGATCGTACTGGTAATGCAGTTATTAGATTTTATAAAGAAAATTTAAAAGGTGAAGACATTCTTGCCGATGTATCGCATGCTACTGGAGGGACGACTTATAATATTAATGATAAATATAATGGGTTTACACCGGTTCGATATACTGCAGATGATGGACATAGGTATTCTACAAGCGGTGATTTAAAAGAAAAAGATGAAAATGGGTACTATGCAGCAGTTTGGTATAATTCTTCTTTAGATATTTACTTCAAACGTAATTCTTATAACCTAAGCTTCTATAACTATAATAAATTAGATAAAAGCAAATCAATAAAATACGAAGCATCGTTAAAGGATAAGAATTATAATCCAGATCGACCGGATGGATTAGATGAAGAATATCAATTTAAAGGATGGTATAAAGATAAAGCATATACAACGGAATTTGATTTTAATACAACGATGCCTGCACATGGTATTACACTTTATGCAAAATGGGAGGCTCCAAATGTTAATGTAAAAGTGCATGGTCTTGATGATGGTAAGACACAAGCATTCAATGAGCTGTCATTCCGCAGCAAAATTGATATCAATAACTTACCAACTGTAAAAGACAGTGACGGAAAGGTTATTGTCGATGGAAATGATAGTTACACTTATACCGTACCAAATGGATCACATTGGGTTGGCTGGGCGACAAAAGATGATAATGGTAATTATACATTATTCAACTTTGATACCGAGTTAAAGAAAAATCTCAATCTTTATCCATATGTCATTGATTCTAATAAATATATTGTAAGCTATGATGCTAATGGTGGTAAGGGCACTGTACAAGATGACAAGCAATATGCATTAAATAGTTTTGCTGATGTGAAATTTGCTAAGGAGATTACAGCCCCTGAAGGTAAAATGTTCTTGAATTGGCAGGTTTATGATGTGAATGATGATGGAACAAGTACAGCTACAGATACTTACCTGTATCCAGGTGATAAACTTAAGATGACAGGAAATAAGTTATTAAAGGCAAATTATGTTCCAGTTCCACAAAAAGTGAGCTTGGTTTATTATGCTAACAATGGAAAAGATTTTAGTCCTCTAAAGCATAGTGAGAATGGTAATACTGAGTTTGTTAACAATGATGAAATTACACTATATGAGGGTTCAAAGTTCGTCGCACCAACCAATAGTGAAGGTGTAAAGGCTGTCTTTGATAGCTGGAATACTAAAGCTGATGGCAGTGGTAAATCTTTTAAAGCTGGTCAGAAAGTTGGCATTAATAAACTTGGTACCGATGAGAATAGAGAGAATAAGCTTTATGCACAATGGAAATATGTTGCTGACTTAACAATTTCTAACTCTGTAACTGGAAATCAGGGTGATAAGACAAAATACTTTGCATTTAATGTTGTTATCAATAATGTTAAAGCAAATACAGAGTATTTGTTAGATACAACCAATGCGACAGATCCAAGAAATCCAAGTAAAGTTACAGCTAATGCTAATGGTGAGATTAACAGAACTATCTATTTGAAAGATAAAGAATCAATCACCTTTAAAGAAGTTAATATTACTAATAAAGATGCAACATATACTGTCAGTGAAACTGATAACACTAATTATAAGACAACATATCGAATTGATGATGAATCTGCAGTATCAGGTGTTAATACTTCCACAAAAGGCTTCCAAAAAAGTCATAAGGTTGCTTTTACGAACACATTGAGTGGCAGTGTTCCAACTGGTATACAAAGTAATACAATTATTACCTTCCCATTGCTTATTGCTGGTATTGGATTTGTATTAAGAATGTTAAAAATAAGAAATGATGGAGAGTAG
- a CDS encoding DUF7601 domain-containing protein produces the protein MKTKTRKTTRILCASSIAAMTLLGSVAPALTTVAAEGSTTAATVGDTTTPNQISFDKKILLDKNENVPNTTISYEATPRAVGSTEKDALEHAGFHNVVDDKTPTFTLPTLNATTTFSTNDDNDVSIDPTTGKKSITKQTNITASSLVSLVNKPTVFTYTLTESTTDGFITDSEGKTRKLNIFVGYRNVDDENSHTLSVVDYTLADENGDKKSGFVNNYLTSDNPDPDPNKNTKAIKVTKKVTGNQGDQTKYFDFKVTITGQHSKVTATNSGDSKVNDTTPTASNSTVIVTTQLKHGESLTLKGLTKGAEYKVEEIDPGEYESLPGTPHDVGDNTAETVVTNTKNGTLPTGIYLNHKLPFNILGVALAGGAVALIAKKRHEDVLEDEDDE, from the coding sequence ATGAAAACTAAAACAAGAAAAACAACAAGAATCTTATGCGCGTCTAGTATTGCTGCGATGACATTATTAGGGAGCGTTGCTCCAGCCTTAACAACCGTTGCTGCTGAAGGATCAACTACAGCAGCTACTGTAGGAGATACTACTACACCAAATCAAATTTCATTTGATAAGAAGATCCTTCTTGATAAAAATGAGAATGTACCTAATACCACAATTAGTTATGAAGCAACACCAAGAGCAGTTGGTTCTACGGAGAAGGATGCACTTGAACACGCAGGGTTTCATAATGTTGTAGATGATAAAACTCCTACGTTTACGTTACCTACGTTAAATGCTACTACTACATTCTCTACGAATGATGATAACGATGTTTCAATTGATCCAACTACTGGAAAAAAATCTATTACTAAACAAACTAATATCACAGCGAGTAGTTTAGTAAGTCTTGTGAACAAGCCAACAGTTTTCACTTATACCTTAACTGAATCTACTACAGATGGTTTTATCACTGATAGTGAGGGGAAAACAAGAAAGTTAAATATCTTTGTTGGTTATAGAAATGTAGATGATGAAAATTCTCATACGTTATCAGTAGTGGATTACACTCTTGCAGATGAAAATGGAGATAAAAAAAGTGGATTTGTAAATAATTATTTAACATCTGATAATCCAGATCCAGATCCAAATAAGAATACGAAAGCCATCAAAGTTACAAAGAAGGTAACGGGGAACCAGGGGGATCAAACTAAATATTTCGACTTTAAGGTTACAATCACAGGCCAGCATTCAAAAGTAACAGCTACTAATTCAGGTGATTCTAAAGTAAATGATACCACTCCAACAGCTTCTAATAGTACAGTAATAGTAACAACGCAGCTTAAACACGGTGAATCTTTAACTCTCAAAGGTTTAACTAAGGGCGCTGAATATAAAGTAGAAGAAATTGATCCAGGTGAATATGAGTCTTTACCAGGGACTCCTCATGATGTTGGTGATAATACTGCAGAAACTGTCGTAACAAATACTAAAAATGGTACACTCCCAACTGGTATTTATTTAAATCATAAGTTACCATTCAATATCTTAGGTGTTGCATTAGCAGGTGGTGCAGTAGCATTAATCGCTAAGAAACGTCATGAAGATGTTTTAGAAGATGAAGATGACGAATAG
- the lepB gene encoding signal peptidase I, producing MEANNEVKKKKKKSKKKSKKSLRRWLWPIEKLLVFIVILAAVFTFEFSAHLTEGGSMYPYLQDTTLVLYYRHGKIVRNLVVAYKSDNKIRVGRVIGVPGDKVSVEAGKCYINDVEQESFYRIRGSVKEHIIGADQYFILNDYRIDTNDSRTFGDINASAIEGTYFCSFHTGVI from the coding sequence ATGGAAGCTAACAATGAAGTAAAAAAGAAGAAAAAGAAATCAAAGAAAAAATCAAAGAAGTCTTTAAGAAGATGGTTATGGCCAATTGAAAAGCTATTAGTTTTCATAGTTATTCTTGCGGCTGTTTTTACCTTTGAGTTCAGCGCTCATTTAACGGAAGGTGGATCAATGTATCCCTACTTACAGGATACTACCCTTGTTCTTTATTATCGGCATGGCAAAATTGTGCGTAATCTTGTTGTTGCGTATAAATCAGATAATAAGATCAGAGTAGGGCGTGTTATTGGTGTTCCGGGAGATAAGGTGTCAGTAGAAGCGGGAAAATGTTACATCAATGATGTTGAACAGGAATCTTTTTATCGTATTAGGGGAAGTGTTAAGGAACATATCATTGGTGCTGATCAGTATTTTATTTTGAATGATTATCGTATAGATACCAATGATTCACGTACTTTTGGTGATATTAATGCAAGTGCGATTGAGGGCACATACTTTTGTTCATTCCATACGGGGGTGATTTAA
- a CDS encoding class B sortase: protein MKTLFSKRKPKDKEKYTLDRRAYNIFNNLIDFIITAGIVIALGVGAFSIFVDVKKNNDLKIGYTSYSMEDLGAVAWLKVDKTEINFPIMQGSTNTEYLNKNPLGQVDIAGSIFLDSTNNAKFTDPYSVVYGHHLDKGLMFGTLDPYLKKSYLKTHTTGTIEVKGGPTYKLKLFSCIHVLSTSDTIFNASAQTTTKKVIKYIEKNDPDHLTYDKSLPIVALSTCVNALSAKRIVVFGTLQK, encoded by the coding sequence TTGAAAACACTATTTTCTAAAAGAAAACCTAAGGATAAAGAAAAGTATACATTGGATCGACGCGCTTATAATATTTTCAATAACCTCATTGACTTCATCATCACAGCTGGTATTGTCATTGCATTAGGTGTTGGCGCTTTTTCAATCTTTGTCGATGTAAAGAAAAACAATGATTTAAAAATTGGTTATACTAGTTATTCAATGGAAGATTTAGGAGCTGTTGCATGGTTAAAGGTTGATAAAACGGAAATTAATTTTCCGATTATGCAAGGATCAACCAATACAGAATATCTGAATAAAAATCCTTTAGGACAGGTGGATATTGCTGGTTCAATCTTCCTTGATAGTACAAATAATGCAAAGTTTACAGACCCTTATAGTGTTGTTTACGGACATCATCTAGATAAAGGTCTTATGTTTGGAACATTGGATCCTTATCTTAAAAAAAGTTATTTAAAGACGCATACGACAGGGACAATTGAAGTAAAAGGCGGTCCAACTTATAAGTTAAAGCTCTTTAGCTGTATTCATGTGCTGTCTACGAGTGATACCATCTTCAATGCTTCGGCGCAGACGACGACAAAAAAAGTAATAAAGTACATTGAAAAAAACGATCCTGATCATTTAACATATGATAAAAGCTTACCAATTGTGGCTCTGTCAACGTGTGTGAATGCGTTAAGCGCAAAAAGAATTGTTGTCTTTGGTACATTGCAAAAATAA
- a CDS encoding CYTH domain-containing protein, whose amino-acid sequence MEKNKEIEYKILVSKETFNQICQFYPKHHTYTQVNYYLTSPQLAAKRYALRVREKDGTYEMTLKIPQGFAKMEHNEMISKADFESIENGVMIDNDITRLLASQGFDLSLIKQEYSLKTIRHDIPLDYGMLSMDENFYNGHHDYEFEFEVNDEKKGALQFDELCALFHLTYTGNCDSKIKRVLATL is encoded by the coding sequence ATGGAAAAAAATAAAGAAATCGAATATAAAATTCTCGTCTCAAAAGAGACCTTTAACCAAATCTGTCAGTTTTACCCAAAACATCATACCTATACTCAGGTAAACTATTATTTGACAAGTCCCCAGTTAGCTGCCAAGCGTTATGCTTTACGGGTCAGAGAAAAAGACGGAACTTATGAAATGACTTTAAAGATTCCTCAAGGCTTTGCGAAGATGGAACATAATGAGATGATTTCCAAGGCTGATTTTGAAAGCATTGAAAATGGTGTGATGATTGATAATGATATTACCCGTTTATTAGCATCTCAAGGTTTTGATCTTTCGCTTATTAAACAGGAATATTCTTTGAAAACCATTCGTCATGATATTCCCCTTGATTATGGTATGCTTTCAATGGATGAAAACTTCTATAATGGACATCATGATTATGAATTCGAATTTGAGGTCAATGATGAAAAGAAAGGGGCTTTACAGTTTGATGAATTATGTGCCCTCTTCCATTTAACCTATACCGGTAACTGTGATTCTAAAATCAAACGTGTTCTCGCAACACTTTAA
- the iscB gene encoding RNA-guided endonuclease IscB — translation MSVCVVAPDKKPLMPTSEYRARKLLKSGKAVIFKYKPFTIMLTRIVSENMQPIEYCCDTGYKHIGVSIKSEKHEYFDCQFDMLQDEKKCHDDRRKMRRARRNRLRYRKPRFDNRTASKKEGWLAPSLRNIRDQHIRIFERFLEVMPIVSATFEMGSFDVHAMHEFEATGTVLKGDDYQKGPRYGMNTLRKAVFYRDNYTCQVCGKTTDKGAILRVHHIGFKTGDHTNRISNLLTVCTKCHTSANHKPGGKLYDLKPRTKPFNGAAFMNAVRWQMFRTLKSTHPDLEWHMTYGAATQEARRVLHLEKSHANDAYAMGEFHPRRRTPFMHFQKLRRNNRILEKFFDAKYVDARDGKTKKGAELSCGRTDRSESRHSEKNLRVFRERKVSKGRRVIRRSHYTLRPGDNVVIGGEKHRAKGVHNKGTYVVTDAKKSVPVKKVEKIIHAGGYMPVK, via the coding sequence ATGAGCGTATGCGTTGTAGCGCCGGATAAAAAGCCGCTGATGCCGACAAGCGAGTACCGTGCAAGAAAGCTGCTGAAAAGCGGTAAGGCTGTTATCTTTAAGTATAAGCCGTTCACGATCATGCTTACAAGAATCGTAAGCGAGAATATGCAGCCGATCGAGTACTGCTGCGATACGGGATACAAACATATTGGTGTATCCATCAAATCAGAAAAACACGAGTATTTTGACTGCCAATTTGACATGCTTCAGGATGAGAAGAAGTGTCACGATGACCGTCGGAAAATGCGCCGCGCAAGAAGAAACAGGCTTCGCTACAGAAAGCCCCGTTTTGATAATCGGACAGCTTCCAAAAAGGAAGGATGGCTGGCGCCGTCGCTAAGAAACATCCGTGATCAGCATATCCGTATTTTTGAGCGGTTCCTTGAGGTCATGCCGATAGTCTCAGCCACGTTTGAAATGGGCTCGTTTGACGTCCATGCCATGCATGAGTTTGAGGCAACAGGCACCGTGCTTAAAGGCGATGATTATCAGAAGGGGCCGCGATACGGCATGAACACGCTGAGAAAAGCCGTTTTCTATCGTGACAATTACACATGCCAGGTGTGCGGGAAAACCACAGACAAAGGCGCTATTCTGAGAGTGCATCATATCGGTTTCAAAACGGGCGATCATACGAACCGCATCAGCAATCTGCTGACCGTCTGCACAAAATGCCATACTTCGGCAAACCACAAGCCGGGCGGAAAGCTGTACGACCTGAAGCCTAGGACGAAGCCGTTTAACGGCGCAGCCTTCATGAACGCTGTCAGATGGCAGATGTTCAGAACGCTGAAAAGCACCCACCCTGATTTAGAATGGCACATGACATATGGAGCTGCTACGCAGGAGGCAAGAAGAGTCCTACACCTTGAAAAGTCGCATGCCAATGACGCCTACGCCATGGGAGAATTCCATCCAAGACGCAGGACGCCTTTTATGCATTTTCAGAAGCTGAGACGGAATAACCGCATCCTTGAAAAATTCTTTGATGCAAAATACGTTGATGCGCGAGACGGCAAGACAAAGAAAGGTGCAGAGCTGTCATGCGGACGCACAGACAGAAGCGAGTCAAGACACTCCGAGAAGAACCTTCGCGTATTCAGAGAGCGGAAAGTTTCGAAAGGCAGACGCGTGATCAGAAGAAGTCACTATACACTGCGTCCCGGCGATAATGTTGTTATTGGCGGAGAGAAGCATAGGGCCAAGGGCGTTCATAACAAAGGCACATATGTTGTGACAGACGCTAAGAAGTCAGTGCCTGTTAAGAAAGTAGAGAAGATTATTCATGCAGGTGGGTATATGCCTGTTAAATAG